From the genome of Chloroflexota bacterium, one region includes:
- a CDS encoding 4Fe-4S binding protein gives MKVLVFNPQLCDGCRICEETCSQTWFKETNAEKSAIRISPLEDQPGRYQATVCNQCGECIDICPTLALTRDRHGIVRVNKKRCTGCLSCVGFCPILAMYIPPDYVVPFKCVACGECVKACPTGALAIEDLPKAPLTETEKRMKVVAL, from the coding sequence ATGAAGGTACTCGTCTTTAATCCTCAACTGTGCGATGGCTGTCGCATCTGCGAGGAGACCTGCTCACAGACGTGGTTTAAGGAAACAAACGCAGAAAAATCAGCTATTCGCATCTCCCCATTAGAAGATCAGCCAGGCCGATATCAGGCAACCGTCTGCAACCAATGTGGTGAGTGCATAGATATTTGCCCTACGCTGGCTCTTACGCGGGACAGACACGGCATTGTGCGCGTCAATAAGAAGCGGTGTACTGGTTGCCTCTCTTGTGTCGGCTTTTGTCCAATCCTAGCTATGTACATACCCCCCGACTATGTCGTACCCTTCAAATGCGTTGCATGTGGTGAATGCGTCAAGGCATGCCCCACAGGAGCACTAGCCATAGAGGATTTACCTAAGGCGCCATTAACCGAAACAGAAAAACGAATGAAGGTGGTGGCATTATGA
- a CDS encoding aldehyde:ferredoxin oxidoreductase, producing MKATDKKQVVLEILAEYRYTPPKVERGYANQTLYVNVSDNTIAAKPVDEKMKHTFVGGRGFGLWLLWNAVRGTTKWNDPDNEVILSSGPIGGTTVYPGSGKSIAVSLSPLTGTVMDSNVGGHFGPLLKFSGWDAIEVQGKADREVIVFVDGNKGVVQIIAAPELADDSYALPEQLLDLFAETDEERIGISSVSTGPGAQHTLMGCLNVSFYDPRRKFVRLKQAGRGGIGTVFRHKKIKALVVKYIGVKGDSNGPASWAELTEVGKRMHREIYEQDPIMNDMRGNGTPYLVSIMNEFDLLPVHNFRYGSHPEASNLYHTEFRKHYSLGIPDGCWYGCTLACSKCVERFQLRTGPYKGQWVHVDGPEYETIAGVGSNCGIFDPYAVLEINFYCDTYGIDTISFGTAMAFCMECYETGILNKERTNGLELRFGNAEAMLEALHQMGRGEGFGTVVGQGVRRMKQFFAEKYGADPAFLQDIGMECKGLEYSEYVSKESVAQQGGYGLANKGPQHDEAWLIFMDAVTKQIPTFEDKAEALHYFPMFRTWFSLNGLCKLPWNDVEPADNKRKYPPRIAARVPEHVHNYIELFTAVTGREDIKEPEDLVLMSERVYNFQRIFNLKMGFGTREHDAIPYRSMGPVTIEEYESRAERYDQQLREIGFDPEAKSTKEKLAALRRHREQRYESLIDAVYKRRGWNSQGIPTLETVKRLGIDYPDVVALLKEHLQ from the coding sequence ATGAAAGCTACAGATAAGAAGCAAGTCGTGCTGGAAATCCTGGCAGAGTATCGCTACACCCCTCCGAAGGTAGAACGAGGCTATGCAAACCAGACGCTCTATGTCAATGTGTCGGATAACACTATCGCGGCAAAGCCCGTAGATGAAAAAATGAAACACACCTTTGTTGGCGGACGCGGATTTGGGCTATGGCTGCTCTGGAATGCGGTGCGGGGAACCACCAAGTGGAACGACCCAGATAACGAAGTGATCCTCTCCTCAGGCCCTATAGGCGGGACGACTGTTTATCCAGGATCAGGCAAATCCATTGCCGTTAGCTTGTCACCGCTCACGGGCACAGTAATGGATAGCAATGTGGGCGGACACTTTGGTCCCTTGCTCAAATTCTCAGGTTGGGACGCGATCGAGGTGCAGGGCAAAGCAGATAGAGAAGTAATTGTCTTCGTGGATGGCAACAAAGGCGTGGTACAGATCATAGCTGCTCCCGAACTGGCTGATGACAGCTATGCCTTGCCCGAGCAACTCCTGGATCTCTTTGCCGAGACCGACGAGGAACGAATCGGCATTTCTTCCGTCTCTACAGGCCCAGGTGCCCAACATACGCTGATGGGTTGTCTGAACGTGAGCTTCTACGATCCACGGCGCAAGTTCGTCCGCCTCAAGCAAGCCGGACGTGGTGGCATCGGCACCGTCTTTCGCCATAAGAAGATCAAAGCCCTGGTAGTAAAGTACATCGGGGTGAAGGGAGATTCGAATGGTCCGGCTAGCTGGGCCGAATTGACCGAAGTGGGCAAACGGATGCACCGCGAGATCTATGAACAAGATCCCATCATGAACGACATGCGCGGTAACGGCACGCCCTATCTAGTCAGCATCATGAACGAATTTGATTTGCTGCCGGTACACAATTTCCGCTATGGTTCGCACCCGGAGGCCAGCAATCTCTACCACACGGAATTCAGGAAACACTATAGCCTAGGCATCCCGGATGGTTGCTGGTATGGCTGTACACTGGCTTGCTCAAAATGCGTGGAGCGTTTTCAGCTACGCACCGGACCATATAAAGGCCAGTGGGTGCATGTAGATGGTCCGGAATACGAGACCATCGCTGGCGTTGGTTCGAATTGCGGCATCTTCGACCCATACGCCGTGCTGGAAATAAATTTTTACTGCGACACATACGGCATTGACACCATTTCCTTCGGCACGGCGATGGCTTTCTGCATGGAATGCTACGAGACAGGCATTCTCAACAAAGAAAGAACGAATGGGTTGGAACTGCGCTTTGGCAATGCAGAGGCCATGCTGGAAGCTCTGCACCAGATGGGTCGTGGCGAAGGCTTTGGCACTGTTGTGGGGCAAGGTGTGCGTCGCATGAAGCAGTTTTTTGCCGAAAAGTACGGCGCTGATCCCGCATTCTTGCAGGACATTGGCATGGAGTGCAAGGGGCTGGAATACTCGGAATACGTATCAAAGGAATCCGTAGCGCAGCAAGGAGGCTACGGCCTGGCCAACAAGGGGCCACAACATGACGAGGCCTGGCTCATCTTCATGGATGCCGTGACCAAGCAAATACCTACCTTCGAAGACAAGGCCGAGGCGTTACACTACTTCCCCATGTTCCGCACCTGGTTCAGCCTCAATGGCTTGTGCAAGCTACCCTGGAACGACGTAGAACCCGCGGATAACAAGAGGAAATATCCGCCGCGTATTGCAGCCAGAGTCCCTGAGCACGTGCACAACTATATCGAGCTATTCACTGCGGTGACTGGTCGCGAAGACATCAAAGAGCCAGAAGACTTGGTGCTGATGTCAGAAAGAGTCTACAATTTCCAGCGTATCTTCAACCTCAAGATGGGGTTTGGCACGCGGGAACACGATGCTATTCCTTACCGCTCGATGGGACCAGTCACGATCGAGGAGTATGAATCCCGCGCCGAACGCTATGATCAGCAACTGCGCGAGATTGGCTTCGATCCAGAAGCTAAGAGCACTAAGGAAAAGCTTGCCGCTCTGCGCCGGCACCGTGAACAACGCTACGAGTCGCTGATCGATGCAGTGTACAAACGCCGTGGCTGGAACTCGCAAGGCATCCCTACTCTGGAGACAGTAAAACGCCTGGGCATCGACTATCCTGATGTTGTGGCTTTGCTGAAGGAGCACCTCCAATGA
- a CDS encoding CapA family protein, translating to MSRIAVALLLLVILIAGCALSTSTPLPIPTYTLAPSATATATPIPPTPTPAPLRIWLDPAVPVAIRDEIAEALTLPSSTGQERHSIIIGSSAEEADLRVGLNLPITLAHWVYAVVAPFPTLADGVRWTDIERFWAGEPDALAAISNSETSPTLFVSPETLGVLHALLGPSSAKVPITVTDASDLLDAAWAARPYAWAIVPFHELEPRWKVLTVDEASVLDKQLDVEHYPLSVSIGVEGDGAAELAMAMLQDGKPLTNRATERMTVLVMTGVTALVRGIAHRMELNGILYPAEKIGTVLREADLTHISNEVPFTENCPTPDPQQKSLAFCSAPRYIELLRAVGTDVVELTGNHVKDYGSEALLSTLEILRKEGWPYFGGGENLEDARKPLVIEHNGNRFAFIGCNPVGPEYAWATADSPGAAPCDMDYLHTKIATLKAKVDVPIVTLQYWEFYQYEPTPQQQDDFRSMVDAGAVIVSGSQAHHPQAIEFYKGSFIHYGLGNLFFDQMWSLGTRQEVVDRHVIYNGRHIATELLTFMLEDYSQPRPMTKQERRALLQAVFKASGW from the coding sequence ATGTCCAGAATTGCGGTTGCTTTGTTGCTACTTGTTATTTTGATCGCTGGTTGTGCGCTCAGCACTTCGACTCCTTTGCCTATTCCCACTTATACTCTTGCTCCCAGTGCAACCGCGACGGCTACTCCAATCCCGCCTACGCCTACCCCTGCTCCCTTGCGTATTTGGCTGGATCCAGCCGTGCCCGTCGCCATACGGGATGAGATTGCCGAAGCACTCACTCTCCCATCGAGTACGGGTCAAGAGAGACACAGTATCATCATCGGTTCCTCTGCAGAAGAAGCAGATTTGCGCGTGGGACTGAACCTCCCGATTACGCTGGCTCATTGGGTCTATGCGGTCGTGGCCCCGTTTCCAACGCTGGCAGACGGTGTGCGGTGGACCGACATAGAACGCTTCTGGGCGGGGGAACCTGACGCTCTAGCAGCGATCTCCAATAGCGAGACATCCCCTACCCTTTTCGTCTCGCCTGAGACGTTGGGGGTGCTTCATGCTCTGCTTGGGCCATCGAGTGCTAAGGTGCCCATCACGGTGACCGACGCCTCTGACCTGCTCGATGCGGCTTGGGCTGCCCGCCCCTATGCCTGGGCCATCGTGCCTTTCCACGAACTGGAGCCACGTTGGAAAGTGCTCACCGTGGACGAGGCAAGCGTACTCGACAAACAGCTCGATGTAGAGCACTATCCCCTGTCCGTGTCCATCGGTGTAGAAGGCGATGGAGCCGCAGAACTGGCCATGGCAATGCTCCAAGATGGAAAGCCTCTCACTAACCGCGCCACGGAGCGCATGACTGTGCTGGTGATGACCGGCGTAACTGCATTGGTACGCGGTATCGCACACCGCATGGAACTCAATGGTATCCTCTATCCCGCCGAAAAGATTGGCACAGTGCTCCGGGAGGCTGACCTCACCCACATCAGCAATGAGGTCCCTTTTACCGAAAATTGTCCAACGCCCGATCCGCAACAGAAATCGCTGGCCTTTTGCAGTGCGCCGCGCTATATCGAGCTCTTACGTGCTGTTGGTACGGACGTGGTTGAGTTGACCGGCAATCATGTAAAAGACTATGGCTCGGAGGCGCTGCTGTCCACGCTGGAAATATTGCGCAAGGAAGGATGGCCTTACTTCGGCGGTGGAGAAAATTTGGAAGACGCCCGCAAGCCACTGGTGATCGAACACAATGGTAACCGCTTCGCATTCATTGGCTGCAATCCTGTTGGCCCTGAGTATGCCTGGGCCACTGCAGATAGCCCTGGGGCAGCGCCATGTGATATGGATTACCTGCATACTAAGATTGCGACGCTAAAGGCCAAGGTGGACGTACCTATTGTAACCTTGCAGTACTGGGAATTCTACCAATATGAACCCACACCGCAACAGCAAGATGACTTTCGCAGCATGGTAGATGCGGGGGCTGTGATTGTCAGCGGAAGCCAGGCCCACCATCCCCAGGCCATCGAATTCTACAAAGGCAGTTTTATCCACTACGGCTTGGGCAACCTCTTCTTTGACCAGATGTGGTCACTTGGCACACGGCAAGAGGTGGTAGACCGACATGTAATCTACAATGGACGCCATATTGCAACAGAGCTGCTCACCTTCATGCTGGAAGACTACAGCCAGCCACGACCAATGACCAAGCAAGAGCGAAGGGCATTGCTCCAGGCTGTGTTCAAAGCCAGTGGGTGGTAA
- the aguA gene encoding agmatine deiminase encodes MSVTLASTPREDGFRMPAEFEMHAGCWMLWPERPDVWRLGAKPAQRAFAAVAIAIAQYELVTVGVSSKQFLHARCILPGHIRVVEISYNDCWMRDCGPTFVVNDKGEVRGVDWEFNAWGGLNGGAYFPWDQDELVARKVLEIERVERYKAPMVLEGGSIHVDGEGTLLTTEECLLNPNRNPHMKKEEIEENLRRYLGVEKIIWLGRGVCGDETSGHVDNLCCFIRPGMVALTWTDDRSDPQYEISCDAYERLRAATDAKGRRLQIHKIHQPGPLYVTQEESKGIDFVEGTRCRKAGDRLPASYINFYIANDGVIVPTFNDPHDEEALRGLQELFPTRKVVGVSSREILLGGGNIHCITQQQPRG; translated from the coding sequence GTGTCTGTAACCCTTGCCAGCACGCCAAGAGAAGACGGTTTCCGCATGCCAGCCGAGTTCGAGATGCACGCTGGTTGTTGGATGCTATGGCCAGAGCGACCAGATGTCTGGAGATTAGGTGCCAAGCCCGCACAGCGTGCTTTCGCCGCTGTAGCCATAGCGATTGCCCAATATGAACTGGTAACCGTGGGAGTCTCATCGAAACAATTCCTTCATGCACGCTGTATTCTACCTGGCCATATCCGTGTCGTCGAGATATCTTACAACGATTGCTGGATGCGCGACTGTGGACCTACCTTTGTCGTGAATGATAAGGGCGAGGTTCGAGGCGTTGACTGGGAGTTCAACGCTTGGGGTGGTCTGAACGGCGGTGCCTATTTCCCTTGGGATCAGGATGAGCTGGTTGCGCGCAAAGTGCTGGAAATCGAGCGAGTAGAACGCTACAAGGCTCCCATGGTGCTGGAAGGTGGTTCTATCCACGTAGATGGCGAAGGCACGCTGCTGACTACAGAAGAATGTCTGTTAAATCCCAACCGCAACCCGCACATGAAGAAAGAAGAGATTGAGGAAAATCTACGGAGATACCTTGGTGTTGAGAAGATTATCTGGTTGGGCAGGGGTGTCTGTGGTGACGAAACTAGCGGTCATGTGGATAACTTGTGCTGTTTCATTCGCCCAGGTATGGTAGCGCTTACCTGGACCGATGACCGATCGGATCCACAGTACGAGATCTCATGCGATGCCTACGAACGATTGAGGGCAGCTACAGATGCCAAAGGCCGTAGGCTGCAAATTCACAAGATCCATCAGCCCGGGCCGCTGTATGTGACCCAGGAAGAGAGCAAAGGCATTGACTTTGTGGAAGGCACGCGCTGCCGCAAAGCGGGGGACCGCTTGCCAGCGTCGTACATCAACTTCTACATTGCCAATGATGGCGTTATTGTGCCCACCTTTAATGACCCTCACGATGAGGAGGCGCTACGGGGATTACAAGAACTTTTCCCCACGCGTAAAGTGGTCGGGGTATCTTCACGCGAGATCCTTCTAGGTGGAGGCAACATTCACTGCATTACCCAGCAGCAGCCGCGAGGGTGA
- a CDS encoding TIGR00266 family protein, protein MKVEIKYQPSYSIAIAHLEPNETIRVEAGSMVGMSPGMTLETKAAGGLFASLKRSVLGGESFFVNEYKAPASGGEIMLAPPLPGDMAVLELKDETLLVQSGSYVASSAGIEIDTKWGGAKTFFASEGLFLLKCSGSGTLILSSYGAIHERNLGHGEKYTVDTGHLVAFGADVGFQVRTVGGLKSTLFSGEGLVADLTGPGRMLMQTRSSDAFLSWLMPQVQKRLPRERQ, encoded by the coding sequence GTGAAAGTAGAAATCAAATATCAACCGTCATATTCGATTGCCATTGCCCACTTGGAACCAAACGAGACAATTCGCGTGGAGGCTGGCTCCATGGTCGGGATGTCACCAGGGATGACTTTGGAAACGAAAGCAGCGGGTGGACTTTTTGCTTCGCTTAAGCGCAGCGTGTTGGGTGGCGAGAGCTTTTTCGTGAACGAGTACAAGGCACCAGCTTCTGGTGGGGAAATCATGCTGGCGCCGCCTCTGCCCGGAGATATGGCGGTGCTAGAGCTAAAGGATGAGACACTGCTGGTGCAATCCGGTTCCTATGTCGCATCCTCGGCCGGCATCGAGATTGATACCAAATGGGGTGGTGCAAAGACCTTCTTTGCCAGCGAAGGGTTGTTCCTGCTCAAGTGCAGTGGCTCAGGAACGTTGATTTTGTCCAGTTATGGGGCAATCCACGAGCGCAATCTCGGTCACGGCGAAAAGTACACTGTGGATACAGGTCACCTTGTTGCTTTCGGAGCAGATGTAGGCTTCCAGGTGCGTACAGTAGGTGGCCTGAAATCCACCCTCTTCAGCGGTGAGGGTCTGGTAGCGGACCTAACAGGGCCAGGCAGAATGTTGATGCAGACGCGCAGCTCAGATGCTTTTCTGTCATGGCTCATGCCGCAGGTGCAGAAGCGCTTGCCGCGAGAGCGACAATAG
- a CDS encoding cyclodeaminase/cyclohydrolase family protein: protein MLSEKSVRVFLDELASSAPAPGGGSAAALAAAIGAALVSMVANLTVGKKDYAHVQDDIHRILKRSEELRHKCLELLESDVAAYTEVSRAYKMPRDTEEEKTTRNAAIQKALKAATAVPMELAEVCVEILSLCPESAEKGNVRAVSDVGVGALMAEAALRAAALNVLINLGSIKDEAFVQQERARLNALLEGKAELKEKILQDVEAKL, encoded by the coding sequence ATGCTCAGCGAAAAATCCGTTCGTGTCTTTCTTGATGAACTTGCCAGTTCGGCTCCAGCCCCCGGCGGGGGCAGCGCGGCAGCACTAGCCGCAGCTATTGGAGCGGCGTTGGTGAGTATGGTAGCTAACCTGACTGTAGGTAAGAAGGACTATGCCCATGTCCAGGATGACATTCATCGTATCCTGAAGCGTTCCGAGGAACTCCGCCACAAATGCCTGGAGTTATTGGAGAGCGATGTAGCTGCGTATACCGAGGTATCACGTGCCTACAAAATGCCCCGTGATACGGAAGAGGAGAAGACAACGCGCAACGCAGCCATCCAAAAGGCGTTGAAGGCTGCCACTGCCGTGCCGATGGAGCTGGCAGAAGTCTGCGTTGAGATCCTGAGCCTCTGTCCCGAAAGCGCAGAAAAAGGCAATGTGCGTGCCGTCAGCGATGTGGGCGTAGGAGCGTTGATGGCTGAAGCAGCGCTGCGCGCTGCTGCACTCAACGTGCTGATCAACCTGGGTAGTATCAAAGACGAAGCGTTTGTGCAGCAGGAACGCGCGCGGCTGAATGCGCTCTTAGAGGGTAAAGCAGAACTGAAGGAAAAGATTCTGCAGGACGTAGAAGCCAAATTATGA
- the yccX gene encoding acylphosphatase encodes MPDIVRLHAKVYGLVQGVNFRYYTIRKAQALGLTGFVRNRWDGTVEVVAEGEREAVDQLLSWLHIGPPSAEVERVEFEWEKPRGEFRQFEVQF; translated from the coding sequence ATGCCTGATATAGTGCGACTGCATGCCAAGGTATACGGCCTGGTTCAGGGTGTGAATTTCCGCTACTATACCATACGCAAAGCCCAAGCGCTGGGACTAACCGGCTTCGTGCGGAACCGTTGGGATGGCACAGTCGAGGTGGTAGCAGAAGGCGAACGCGAGGCAGTAGACCAACTGCTGTCCTGGTTGCACATAGGGCCACCTTCTGCTGAAGTGGAACGAGTCGAGTTCGAATGGGAGAAACCACGGGGCGAATTCAGGCAGTTTGAGGTACAATTCTAA
- a CDS encoding radical SAM protein, translated as MGFEPAYLRLLRSGELKKRVMEAYRRLEACDICPRECGINRRESPKGAVCRTGERALVSSYNPHFGEEAPLVGMRGSGTIFFAWCNLKCQYCQNYEISQLGEGREVEPEQLAAMMLHLQEMGCHNINFVSPTHVVPQILAGVLIAAQAGLHVPLVYNTGGYDSLKTLALLDGVFDIYMPDMKYSDEATAQRLSKVKDYPAINRAAVAEMHRQVGDLHLDERGIALRGLLVRHLVLPGGLAGTAEIVRFLAEEISLNTYLNLMDQYRPCYKAHEYPELNRRITSDEYAEAVRLAQESGLHRLDDRQARLIFLWT; from the coding sequence ATGGGTTTCGAGCCTGCCTATCTGCGGCTACTGCGCAGCGGAGAATTGAAAAAGCGTGTCATGGAGGCATATCGTCGCTTGGAAGCCTGTGACATTTGCCCCCGTGAGTGCGGCATCAACCGGCGGGAAAGCCCTAAAGGCGCTGTTTGCCGCACTGGAGAGCGTGCTCTCGTTTCCAGCTATAACCCGCACTTTGGCGAGGAGGCACCCCTGGTTGGAATGAGGGGTTCTGGCACCATTTTCTTCGCTTGGTGCAATCTAAAATGCCAGTACTGCCAGAACTATGAGATCAGTCAACTCGGCGAGGGCCGCGAAGTCGAACCAGAGCAATTGGCAGCAATGATGCTACACTTGCAGGAAATGGGGTGCCACAATATCAACTTTGTTTCACCCACGCATGTCGTGCCGCAGATTTTGGCAGGCGTGCTAATTGCTGCTCAGGCTGGGTTGCATGTACCATTAGTCTATAACACAGGTGGTTACGATTCGCTCAAAACGTTGGCCTTACTGGATGGTGTGTTCGATATCTACATGCCTGATATGAAATACTCCGATGAAGCCACTGCACAACGTCTTTCAAAGGTCAAGGACTATCCAGCTATCAACCGTGCTGCTGTTGCCGAAATGCATCGGCAGGTTGGAGACCTGCATCTGGATGAGCGGGGCATCGCCTTGCGTGGTCTGCTGGTACGCCATCTGGTGCTACCTGGGGGATTAGCAGGAACAGCGGAAATCGTGCGTTTTTTGGCCGAGGAAATTTCTCTGAACACCTATCTCAATCTCATGGATCAATACCGCCCCTGCTACAAAGCACATGAATATCCGGAACTGAACCGCCGCATCACATCGGATGAGTACGCTGAAGCAGTTCGCCTGGCCCAGGAATCTGGTTTGCACCGACTCGATGACCGACAAGCTAGATTGATTTTCCTGTGGACATAG
- a CDS encoding ribonuclease H-like domain-containing protein, with the protein MYIVYFDLETQRTIDEVGGRSNIRSLGMAAAVTYNTALAAYHRYTEDQVQELIQELKSADLVVGYNILEFDYEVLRAYSNEPFAELTTVDMMEHLAHRLGFRPSLQSVATATLGVQKSADGLQAIRWYRQGLIDKVLDYCQHDVEITKQLYEYGQRHKIVYYWDKQYQRQKVLVNW; encoded by the coding sequence ATTTACATTGTTTATTTTGATCTCGAAACACAACGCACGATTGACGAAGTTGGTGGACGATCTAACATAAGAAGTCTAGGCATGGCTGCTGCAGTAACCTATAACACTGCGCTGGCTGCCTATCATCGTTACACGGAGGACCAGGTCCAAGAACTCATCCAAGAGCTCAAATCCGCCGACTTAGTAGTAGGTTATAACATCCTGGAGTTTGACTATGAGGTGCTTCGCGCTTACAGTAATGAGCCTTTCGCAGAGTTGACCACTGTGGATATGATGGAGCACCTGGCGCACCGGCTAGGCTTTCGCCCTTCACTCCAATCCGTTGCGACTGCTACACTGGGAGTTCAGAAGTCTGCCGACGGATTGCAGGCCATACGGTGGTATCGCCAAGGTCTGATTGACAAGGTGCTTGACTACTGTCAGCATGATGTGGAGATAACAAAGCAATTATACGAATACGGTCAGCGCCATAAAATCGTGTATTATTGGGATAAACAATACCAACGACAAAAAGTTCTGGTCAATTGGTGA
- a CDS encoding GNAT family N-acetyltransferase → MYKSGQRDYTFVGAYDQTDCLLGYVCFGPTPLTVGTYDLYWIAVNKTAQRQGVGHALLDWTERHLRASGARLLILETSSTPQYRPARRFYKRMGYTSSARVPDFYCPGDDLIVFYKKLS, encoded by the coding sequence CTGTACAAATCCGGACAGCGCGACTATACCTTCGTGGGCGCTTATGACCAAACAGATTGTCTCCTTGGCTATGTCTGCTTTGGCCCCACGCCACTGACGGTGGGTACTTATGACCTTTACTGGATTGCGGTTAACAAAACTGCCCAACGGCAGGGAGTCGGACATGCACTCCTTGATTGGACAGAGAGGCATCTCCGGGCGTCTGGCGCCCGGCTTTTGATCCTTGAGACCAGTAGTACGCCACAGTACAGGCCCGCACGCAGATTCTATAAGCGCATGGGCTACACGAGCAGCGCCCGAGTCCCCGATTTCTATTGTCCAGGCGACGACCTCATTGTGTTTTATAAGAAGCTGAGCTAA
- a CDS encoding ATP-grasp domain-containing protein, with translation MPSSSNGPGEPGLIQDPASPSARALSLPRGIVILYSAADKLPEDSSKDILADLETIATAQAVAKVLQQHTQLEVHLLPVAHHVERKLAAYPPDDYVVFNLFEGLDSPAEVEGERFWDEEARAAFTLQELGYRFTGADGHTLGLALNKAEAKRTLQRHGVLTPPWCVFAHPDEVSASSVEGLTFPVIVKPVAEDSSLGIDENAVVNDLSALRARVAYLIQRYHQHVLVETFIDGREFNISIWGNPPQVLPLAEVDLSALGSPEKRIVSFAAKWEETSFEYTHTPVICPAIVSDELAQSIRDTALLAWQAVGGRCGYGRVDMRVRNEQVYVLEVNPNPSLAPDAGFARAALAAGFDYAHMILKILSFVMEDLFVHYSSSRRTRS, from the coding sequence GTGCCCTCCTCATCAAACGGACCAGGTGAACCAGGCTTAATACAGGACCCTGCGTCGCCCTCGGCTCGTGCCCTAAGCCTGCCTCGAGGCATTGTCATCCTGTATAGTGCGGCAGACAAGTTACCCGAGGATAGCTCAAAAGACATCCTGGCTGACCTGGAAACTATTGCCACTGCCCAGGCGGTTGCTAAAGTGCTCCAACAACACACTCAACTGGAAGTTCATTTGCTCCCCGTTGCCCATCATGTCGAAAGGAAGTTAGCTGCATATCCACCTGATGACTATGTGGTATTCAATCTCTTTGAGGGCCTGGATAGCCCCGCAGAGGTAGAAGGCGAGCGCTTTTGGGACGAAGAAGCTCGTGCTGCTTTCACTTTGCAGGAACTAGGTTATCGCTTCACCGGCGCTGATGGTCACACATTAGGTCTCGCTCTGAACAAGGCGGAGGCCAAGCGTACCTTACAACGGCACGGAGTGCTCACTCCTCCTTGGTGTGTCTTTGCCCATCCGGATGAAGTATCGGCAAGCAGTGTAGAAGGCTTGACCTTTCCTGTCATCGTCAAGCCCGTGGCCGAGGACAGCAGCCTTGGCATTGATGAGAATGCGGTAGTGAACGATCTATCAGCCCTGCGGGCTAGAGTGGCTTACCTCATCCAGCGCTACCATCAGCACGTGCTGGTAGAAACATTCATTGATGGTCGAGAGTTCAACATATCCATATGGGGCAATCCGCCTCAAGTGCTGCCTCTGGCTGAAGTGGACCTGAGCGCTTTGGGCAGTCCCGAAAAGCGTATCGTCTCCTTTGCCGCCAAATGGGAGGAAACATCATTCGAGTATACGCACACCCCGGTCATTTGCCCAGCTATCGTATCGGACGAATTAGCCCAAAGCATTCGAGACACGGCTCTGCTCGCATGGCAAGCCGTAGGCGGACGGTGCGGATATGGACGTGTAGACATGCGTGTGCGCAACGAACAAGTATATGTACTCGAAGTGAATCCCAACCCTTCGCTGGCACCGGATGCTGGCTTTGCGCGTGCCGCTCTTGCCGCGGGCTTTGATTATGCACACATGATTCTGAAAATACTTTCGTTTGTCATGGAGGACCTCTTTGTTCACTATTCGTCTAGTAGAAGAACAAGATCGTGA
- a CDS encoding DUF4416 family protein, which translates to MGKIKEPPPVKLIASIFTADETLLAVARGALVNRFGPIDYQSELLPFNHTSYYAREFGEGLVRQIIAFTELIPPDRLAEIKRITNDLEMTWVVDGRRRVNVDPGYVSLGKLVLATTKDYSHRIYLGQGIYAEVTLQYRHGAFQAWEWTYPDYASQRYIQIFTEIRRIYAAQLRQAKSS; encoded by the coding sequence ATGGGCAAGATCAAGGAACCGCCGCCAGTCAAATTGATTGCCAGTATATTTACTGCAGATGAGACTCTGCTGGCTGTAGCCAGAGGGGCTCTGGTCAACCGCTTTGGGCCTATTGACTACCAGAGCGAATTATTGCCCTTCAACCACACTTCCTACTACGCCCGCGAGTTTGGCGAAGGATTGGTGCGCCAGATCATCGCTTTCACCGAACTAATCCCGCCAGATCGATTGGCGGAGATCAAACGTATCACCAACGATCTGGAAATGACCTGGGTCGTGGATGGGCGACGCCGTGTGAATGTGGATCCTGGCTATGTCTCATTGGGCAAGCTCGTGCTGGCTACCACAAAAGACTACTCACATCGTATCTATCTGGGGCAGGGCATTTATGCGGAAGTAACCCTGCAGTACCGGCACGGTGCTTTCCAGGCCTGGGAGTGGACCTATCCAGATTATGCCAGCCAACGCTATATCCAGATTTTCACAGAGATTCGGCGCATCTATGCCGCACAATTGCGCCAAGCTAAGAGCTCATGA